From bacterium:
CCCGCCCGCGCCGCCGCCCTCATGCTCGGGGGGAACGCGATCGGTCGGTTCGGCGAGCTCCACGCGGACCTCAGCGCCGGCCGGCGGCTGCCGCATCGGGCGTTCCTCGCCGAGGTGGATCTCGAAGCGCTCTTGGCCTCGTCCGCGCCGCCCGTCGCCTCCCCAAACCCGCCCCGCTACCCGGCGGTGGAACGGGACATCGCGCTGGTGTCCCCGGTGGGGACGCCCGCGGCCCAGATCGAGGGCGCCATCCAGGCCGCCGCCGGGCCGCTGCTCGAGGCGGTGGTGCTGTTCGACGTGTACACCGGCCCGCCGGTGCCCCCCGGGCACCGCAACCTCGCCTATCGGCTGCGGTGGCGGGCGCGTGACCGCACCCTAACCGCCGCGGAGGCGGAGGAATCCGTTCAGCGGGTCCGAATAGCCCTCCAGGAGCGGGTCGGCGTACAGCTCCGCGAGTAGGTGCCTCGCGGGAGGATGCCGCAGGAGGGATGGCCCGGACCATTAGCGTGAACTGGATCGACTGGGTCACCCTGGCGATCGTCCTCGTGTCGATTCTCCGCGGTACCCGCTACGGGATTTTGGCGGGGCTGTTTGACCTGCTCGCCCTGGCCGGGGCCTTTTTCACCGCCGCCGTCCTGTACCCGCAAGCCATCCCCGTGCTGAACAAAGCGCTGTACCTCCCCAGTGAGTGGGGGGGGTTCCTCGCGTTCGTCGTGATCTGGCTCGTGATCTACATCGGAGTCGGGATCATCATCCGGCTGGTGCACGGGGTCAAGACCCTCCCGCTGTCCGAGATGCTGGGAGGGGCGTTCGGGCTGCTGCGCGGGCTCACCCTGGCGACGGCGTGCCTGGTCATCATGCTGGCCGCCCCATTTCATGGAGCGATCGATCCCGACGCGAAGCAGTCTCCGGTCGCCGGCTTCCTCCTGAAAGGTTACAACGCGGTGATGGTCACCGTCGTCCCAACCCTGCCCGTGCGCATCCCGCGGATCGGCCCCGGCGGACACGCGTTTTAGGTGAGCGCCAGAAACCTCGAGATCGCCCGCATCTTCTCGCAGATCGCCGACCTCCTGGAGATCAAGCAGGAGTCGGCGTTTCGCGTCAATGCCTACCGCAAGGGCAGCCGCGCGCTGGAGGGGCTGGCGGAGGACGTCGAGGCCATCGCCGCCCGTGGGGAGCTTCGGAAAATCGGCGGGATCGGCGAGAGCCTCGCCGAGAAGATCCGCGAGTACCTCCAGTCCGGCACCATCGCCTACTTCGATGAACTCCAACAGGCCCTGCCGCCGGGGTTGTCCGAGCTGATGACGATTCAGGAAATCGGGCCGAAGACCGCCCTGCTCCTCTTTCAACGCCTCGGGGTCGCGGACATCGACGCGCTGGAGCGGGCGGCCCGGGACGGCAAAGTGCGCGAGCTGCCGCGGTTGGGGGCGAAGATCGAGCAGAACATCCTCGCCGGGATCGCGCGCCGGCGCCAGCAGACGTCCAGGCGGCCGATCGGCGCCGTCCTTCCGCAGGCGCAGGCGGTGGTCGCGTCGCTGGCGGGAGTCGCGGGCGTGGAGGCGGTGAGCCCGGCGGGGAGCCTCCGCCGGATGCGGGACACGATCGCCGACATCGACATCGTCGTGGCGACCCGGTCTCCCGAGGCCGTGATGGATGTGTTCGTCGGACTGCCGCAGGTCAGCCGCGTGTTGTCGCGGGGGGCGACCCTCAGCAGCGCGATCCTGGGGGCGGCCGAGGTGCAGTGCGACGTGCGGGCGGTCGAGCCGGAGTCGTACGGCGCCGCGCTTCAATATTTCACGGGCAGCAAGGACCACAACGTCCGACTCCGCGAGATGGCGGTCCGGCGGGGCCTCAAAATCAACGAGTACGGCGTCTTCCGCGTCAAGGACGAGCGGAGGGTGGGGGGGAAGACCGAAGAGGAAGTCTATGCGTCGCTCAAACTGGCGTGGGTGCCTCCGGAGATTCGCGAAGCCCAGGGGGAGATCGAATTGGCCCAGCGCGGAGCGCTTCCGCGCCTCGTCGCCCTCGCCGATGTTCGGGGGGATCTCCACATGCACACCACGTGGAGCGACGGGGATGACACCGCGGAGGCGATGGCCCGCGCCGCCAAGGCGCGCGGGTATGAGTACATCGCCATCACCGACCATTCGCGGTCGCTGAAGTTTGCCGGCGGGGTCACCGTCGATGATCTCCGCGCGCACGCCGGCGCGATCAGGAAGCT
This genomic window contains:
- a CDS encoding CvpA family protein, with the protein product MARTISVNWIDWVTLAIVLVSILRGTRYGILAGLFDLLALAGAFFTAAVLYPQAIPVLNKALYLPSEWGGFLAFVVIWLVIYIGVGIIIRLVHGVKTLPLSEMLGGAFGLLRGLTLATACLVIMLAAPFHGAIDPDAKQSPVAGFLLKGYNAVMVTVVPTLPVRIPRIGPGGHAF
- the polX gene encoding DNA polymerase/3'-5' exonuclease PolX, with protein sequence MSARNLEIARIFSQIADLLEIKQESAFRVNAYRKGSRALEGLAEDVEAIAARGELRKIGGIGESLAEKIREYLQSGTIAYFDELQQALPPGLSELMTIQEIGPKTALLLFQRLGVADIDALERAARDGKVRELPRLGAKIEQNILAGIARRRQQTSRRPIGAVLPQAQAVVASLAGVAGVEAVSPAGSLRRMRDTIADIDIVVATRSPEAVMDVFVGLPQVSRVLSRGATLSSAILGAAEVQCDVRAVEPESYGAALQYFTGSKDHNVRLREMAVRRGLKINEYGVFRVKDERRVGGKTEEEVYASLKLAWVPPEIREAQGEIELAQRGALPRLVALADVRGDLHMHTTWSDGDDTAEAMARAAKARGYEYIAITDHSRSLKFAGGVTVDDLRAHAGAIRKLRDEVGMAIFIGSEVDILPDGSLDYPDEILDTLDLVIGSVHSRFRMSAAEMTRRVIAAMQNPHLDILGHPTGRLLGQRPPFELDLDAVIEAARQTETVLEINASPDRLDLRDSHVRLARDHGALFEIGTDAHRQDHLRTMEYGIGTARRGWVEAPSVINTWPLAQLVDFLAG